The genomic segment GCCATCTTCGTGGAGGAGCTCGACGAGGTGCCGGCGGGCGACTGGCCGGTGATCTTCTCCGCCCACGGCGTGCCGAAGGCGGTGCCGGCCAACGCGCAGGACCGCAACCTGTTCTATCTGGACGCCACCTGCCCGCTCGTCTCCAAGGTCCATATGGAGGCCGAGCGCCATCATGCGCGCGGGCTCGACCTCGTGCTGATCGGCCATGCCGGCCATCCGGAGGTCATCGGCACCATGGGCCAGCTCCCCGAGGGGGCCATCACGCTCGTGGAGACGGTGGAGGATGCGGAAACCTTCAAGCCGCGCGATCCCGACAAGCTCGCCTATATCACCCAGACGACGCTGTCGGTGGACGACACGAAGGACATCATCGCCGTCCTGAAGCGCCGCTTCCCCAATGTGATCGGCCCGCACAAGGCGGATATCTGCTATGCGACGACCAACCGGCAGGAAGCGGTGAAGGCCATCGCCGCCGATTGCGACATGGTGATCGTGGTCGGCGCACCCAACAGCTCCAATTCCCGCCGCCTCGTCGAGGTCGCCCGGAAATCGGGCTGCAAGGACTCCATGCTGGTCCAACGCGCCGCCGATATCGACTGGCTGACGCTCGACGGCGTCAGGACGCTCGGCGTGACGGCCGGCGCCTCCGCCCCGGAAGTACTCGTGGAAGAGGTCGTTGCCGCGTTCCGCAAACGCTTCGATGTGACGGTGGAGGTCGTGGAGACGAAGACGGAATCGGTGTCCTTCAAGATCCCCCGCGAGTTGCGCCAGACCGCAGCACAGTAGCCGCCAGCCTCGTCCATGGCGGTTTACACCGAAGTCTCCGATGACGATCTCGCCGGTTTCGTCGCCGGCTACGATGTCGGCCACCTCACCTCCTTCAAGGGCATCGCAGAGGGGGTGGAGAACACCAACTATCTCGTCCAGACCGACCGTGGCCGCTTCATCCTGACGCTCTACGAGAAGCGCGTGGATTCGGGCGACCTGCCCTTCTTCCTGGGACTGCTCGACCATCTCGCCGCCCGCGGCATCCCTTGCCCGACCCCGCTGCGCGACCGCTCCGGCGCCATGCTGCGCGAGCTCGCGGGCCGGCCGGCGGCACTCGTGAGCTTCCTCGACGGCATGTGGGTGCGCCGGCCGGGTGTCGCCCATTGCAGGGCGCTCGGCACCGCGCTCGCCAGGCTGCATCTGGCTGCACGCGACTATGAGGGCCACCGGGAGAACGCCCTCACCGTGCCAGCCTGGCGCGCGCTGATCGACGCCTGCGGCGACCGGCTGGAGGAGATCGAGCCGGGGCTTGCCGGAGAGCTCCATGGCGAGCTTGAGACCTTCGAGCGGGCCTGGCCCTCCTCGTTGCCGCGCGGCATCGTCCATGCCGACCTGTTTCCGGACAATGTGTTCTTCCTTGGGGAAAAGCTCGTCGGGCTGATCGACTTCTACTTTGCCTGCACCGACTGCCTCGCCTATGACATCGCCATCTGCCTCAATGCCTGGTGCTTCGAGGTGGACGGCGCGTTCAACGTCACCAAGGCGCGTGCGCTGCTGGAAGCCTATGGGCGAATCCGCCCGCTGACGGAAGAGGAGTTCGAGGCATTGCCGCTGCTTGCGCGCGGCGCGGCCATGCGCTTCCTCGCCACGCGCGCCTATGACTGGCTGAACACGCCCGCCAACGCCTTCGTCAGCCGCAAGGATCCGATGGAGTATGTGCGCCGGCTGCGCTTTCACCGCGGCGTCGCCGGCACCGGCGAATATGGACTGGACCGATGAGCGAGACGAAATCCGTGGAGATCTTCACCGACGGCGCCTGTTCGGGCAATCCCGGCCCCGGCGGCTGGGGCGCGATCCTGCGCCACGGGGCAACGGAGAAGGAACTGTCCGGCGGGGAAGCGGCGACCACCAACAACCGCATGGAGCTGCTGGCCGCCATCAATGCGCTGGAAGCGCTGAAACGGCCCTGCCGCATCGACCTCTATACCGATTCAGCCTATCTGCGCGACGGCGTCACGCGCTGGATGAAGCGCTGGAAGACGAATGGCTGGAAGACGGCCGACCGCAAGCCGGTGAAGAACGCCGATCTCTGGCAGCGCCTGGACGAGGCCCTGAAGGCCCACGACATCTCCTGGCACTGGGTAAAGGGCCATGCCGGCCACCCCGAAAACGAAAGAGCCGACGCGCTCGCGCGCGCCGGCATGTCTCCCTTTCGCCGCAACGGCAAATAGGCTTCGCGGGACCTCAAAGGGCGGCGAGGATCTTCTGTGCGCTGCTCGCCTCCGCGTCCGAGGCCTTCTCCTCGACATTCAGCGTCTCCACCACGCCGTCATTGACGACCATGGCGTAGCGCTGCGAGCGCGTGCCGAGGCCCGCGCCGGAGGCATCGAGCTCGAGCCCGATCTTCTTCGTGAAGTCCGCATTGCCGTCGGCGAGAAGCTGGACCTTGCCGTCCGCGTTGCTCTGCTTGCCCCAGGCGTCGAGCACGAACATGTCGTTGACCGCCACGCAAGCGATGGTATCCACGCCCTTGGCCTTGATCTGGTCGGCCAGCTCGATGAAGCCCGGCATGTGCTTCAGGTGGCAGGTGGGCGTGAACGCGCCGGGAACTGCAAAGAGCACGACCTTGCGCCCGCCGAACACATCGGCCGTCGTAAGCTGCTGGGGCCCGTCCGCGGTCATGGTCATGAAGGTCGCCTCGGGCAAACGGTCACCAACCTTGATCGACATGATGCAACTCCCTCGAATCTCTTGTGGCTGAACTGGTGCGCAGACCGGCGCGGCGCGCCAGCGGCCTCCCCGGTCTATTCGACCTGCCGGCTGTCCGCAAGGCGTTTGCCGCCCTGCAGTACGGTGATGCGGAGCGGCTGGCCCGCCAGCGCCACGGCATCCGTCGCGCCGTCCACCGGCACGAGATAGCGCAGCGCACTGCCGCTCTCTCCCGCCCCGGAATCGAGCCGTCGCGGCACGCCGAAATAAACAGTACCGTCCCCCTCGACCAGGATGTCGGCAGGCACCGACGGCGTATCGCTTTCGATCTCGATCTCGAGCGCAACGCCCTTGCCGCCGGACGCATCGGTCACGGCGCGCACCGCACCGATTTCAAGCCCCGGAACCTCGCCTGCGGGCTTCGGCACGGTCTCCGCATAGCTCTCAACGAGCGCGCGGGCCTGCGGGTTCGTCCACCCCTCGCCGAGGTCGGCTGAGAGCTCGGCGCGCGCCGGCACGCAGACCTCGCGGCAGACGGCATAGTCGAGCGTCAGGTCGAGGCGGACCGGCTTGGCCGGATCGGCCGGCATCACCTCGACGGGAAAGACCACGCGATCCTTGTAGCCGATATTCTCCCCGAAGGCGTCGGAGAAGCGTACGGGCGCTGGCCAGCGTACCGCCGCCTCCGCCACATTCTGCGAGCCCGACCAGTCGAAAACCGGCGGGACGCCCGAGTCGCCCGGCACGCGCCAATATGTCTTCCAGCCCGGCGCCAGGCGGATATCCACGCCCGCACGCAACATGCCGTCGCGCGCGCCGCCATCGACCAGCCTGACCGTGCTGTGCGACAGCGCTGCCCCCGGCTGCGACAGCGCCGAGGACACGGTATCGGCGGCATGGGCTGCAGAGAGCGTAAAGGCTAGCGCGGCGGCGGCGACAATGACACGCATCGGACTGGACATTCCTGCCTGTTTCGAACCGGAACGGGCGCCTGGCGCAACGCTCGGGACCGATCGACGGTCCTGCACCCGGACGACCCATCCGATTGCAGCGCGATCCTGCCATTCTGGGTAACACAGAGATGCGGCATCGTGGGCATTTTCCCAATTCACGTTTCCGTCAGAGCCGGCGCCTCAAGGCGCACACACTCTTTGCCGGTTGCCGTTTTCACTGTACCCTTGAACGTGGCGACACAAGGAAACGCGATGGGTGCAACCTACTATCTCGACGGACAGATGCTGATCGCCATGCCGACCATGGGCGATCCCCGCTTCGAGCGTGCCGTCATCTTCGTTTGTGCCCATTCCGCAGACGGCGCCATGGGGATCGTCGTCAACAAGCCCGCCGATTCGATCACCTTCCCGGACCTTCTGGAGCGCCTCGATATCGTATCGCACGATCAGGGCATCCAGCTTCCCGAAGAGGTGCGCAGGCTACCCGTTCAGTTCGGCGGACCGGTGGAGACCGGGCGCGGCTTCGTGTTGCACACGGCGGACTATTTCTCCGCCGACTGCACGCTTCCCATCGACGAGGGCGTGGGCATGACGGCCACGCTCGACGTGCTGCGCGCCATCGCCACGGGACACGGGCCCCGGCAGGCCATGCTGGCGCTCGGCTATGCGGGCTGGGGCCCCGGCCAGCTCGAGCATGAAATCCAGGAGAATGGCTGGCTCCATTGCGAGGCCGACGAAACGCTCCTGTTCGACGCCGATCTGGACGCGAAATACAAGCTCGCCCTGGAAAAGATCGGGGTCGATCTCCGCCTGCTCTCCAGCGACGCCGGCCACGGCTAGAGTGCTTTCAGGAAAAGTGGACACCACTTTTCCGGTTCGAAAGCGCGGCAATACAATGCCCTTCAGGTCCGATGGGTTCGGATTGAGGCGCACCCTACCCTCGTCATTGCCCGCTCACTGTCCGGCATTACAAGGAACGATGCCCGCCCGGACAGGCAGGCGGTAACCGGCTCCACGGCCGAACGGCCTATTGCCCGTCATCCCGGACCGGCTGCTTTCGCCGGCGGCGCAGGCGGCGGCCCAGAGGAGAGGCGGGACCGCCGCGAGACGCGGCCGGCCCGGACGAAGACGGGGCGGAACTCGTTGAAGCGGCGCGTCCGGCCTCCTGGCCGCCGCCGAAGGATGTCGCGGACATCTCCGGCAGGCGCACGGTACTGTCGCCCGGCTTGTCGCCGGTCTCTCCCTTGCCGGATTGTCCGCCTCCCCGCGAGCGCGGCGTGCTGCCGCCCTCCCTGGAGCCTGAAGCCTTGCCTCCGCCGGCACCCGGGGCCTTGGCGGGCTTGGCCGCCGGGGTCTTCTTGGCCTTGGGCGCCGTGCGGGCTTTCACCGTCTTGTAGCCCTGCCCGCCCTTCTTGCGGACCTTGCGCTTCTCCGCCGGACGCACCGGACGCTGAACGGCCTTTCCGGTGTCCACAGGGGCCGACGTCGCAGCCGGAGCCTTCGCCGTGCTCTTCAGGGCGGCGGCAGACACATCCTCGCCCCCGTCCTTGCCGCCATCCTCCCCGGAGGGTTTCTCGGCCGTATCGCGCTCAGACGGACTCTCCACCGCTTCGGCCTTGCTCTCGGATTCGGCCTTGCCGCCTTCTATCGCGGGTTCGCCGGCACTGTCGGACGGCCGCTTCGCCTCCAGGGCCTCGTCGGGGGGTGTCTCCTCAGGCTCCGCCTCCCCGGCCTCGTCGGAAGACGCCTGCACGGCGGTCTCGCCGGGTTCGGCCTGATCGCCCCCTCTCCCGGCCTCAGCTTCGACCGACTTCGCCTCCTCCGATCCGGAAACGACCCTAGCATCTTCAGCCTCGGTCACCGCAGCGGAATCATCCGCACGGGGCTCGTCCGGCTCGGTCTGATCCTCCGGCACGCTGCCGGCTTCCTCCTTGGCGGCCACGGGTTGTGCGGCTTCGACCTTTTGCGGTTCGGAATGCTCGGGCGGCTCGGCCGGCCCGGCCTCGCCTGTGGCCGGAGAGGTCTCGCCGGCAGGCTCCGTCTCCGCCGGCGCGCCGGGATCCTCGGTGAAGCGCGGCTCCTCGGATGTCTCGGGCGGGACGGGCCGGGCGGTGGACAGGGAGGCTGCCTCCGGCCAGATGCGCCATTCCGTTGTCCGGCGCTCCCGGGGCCAGAGTTTCGCGGTATCCGCGCGTGCCGCCTTCGGCCTGTCGCTATCCGCCGTCTCGGCGTCGCCTGGACGCCACGGACGATAGGTCTCCTCAGGAGCGCCGGCCGCAAACGGGTACCCCTCCCGGGCTTCGTCCCGGTCGTCGAGAGAAGGCGGCGGGGGCGGCGATGCATGATCGGCCGCCCGCTCCCCGAAATCCTCCGGACGGGGCCGATCCCGCCCGGTCTCGGCCCCCTCCTCCGCCTCAAGCTCCGGCGGCGGGGGCGGGGGCGGCGCCGTGCCGGCATGCTGGCTGCGTTCGTCCACACCGGTGGACTCCGATCCCTCAAGCGTCGGTGCCTGACGGTCCGCCCCGGCAGGCTTTGCCGCGGTCTCGGCCTGCTCGCCCCGATCACCGGTACCTGTGAGCCTCTGCCAGACCGAGCGGCGTGCACGACCCCAGCGGGCCGCCAGAGTCCCGCCCGCGCCCAGCATGTCGACCACCTGGCGCGCGCTCAGCGGCTCGGAGAACTGATAGCCCTGGCCGAAATCGCATCCGATCCTGCCCATCCAGGCAGCCTGCTCGGCGGTCTCGATCCCCTCCGACACCACGTCCATCCCCAGATCGTGGGCCATCATGACGATGGTATCGAGGATGATCTGGGTGGTCTCCTCCTCGTCCTGCTCGAGCTCGAGGAAGCTGCGGTCGATCTTGAGCATGTCGAAGGGCAGCCGGGCCAGATGGCCGAGCGAGGAATAACCGGTCCCGAAATCGTCGCAGGCTATACCGATACCGAGCTGGCGCAGCTTCTGGAGAATCTGCACCGACAGCTCCGGATTCTCCATGACGACCGATTCGGTGAGCTCCAGCTTCAGCGAGCCGGGGGCGAGGTCCTCCCGGTTGAGCAGGGTCTTCACCTCGTCCACGAGATCGCGCGTGATGAGCTCGCGCGAGGACAGGTTGACCGTCACGAACAGGGAATCGTGGGGCCGGAAGGCGCGCTGCCAGATGCCGAGCTGGCGGGCCGCCTCGTTGAGGACATAGGAGCCGAGATCCATGATGACCCCGGTCTCCTCCGCCAGCTTGATGAAGGCCTCCGGCTCCAGCGTGCCGTGGGTGATGTGGTGCCAGCGCACCAGAGCCTCGAAGCCGACGAGCTTCATGTCGCCGAGCCGCATGATCGGCTGGTAGACGACGTCGATCTCGTTGCGCTCCAGCGCACGGCGCAGATCGGCCTCCAGCACCACCCGGTGATAGCGCTGGTCGCGCATGACCGGCCGGAAGAAGATGGCGGCGTCGCGGCCGGTACGCTTGGCCTCGTAGAGCGCGATCTCGGCATCGTGGAACAGATCTTCCGGCCGCTCCACTTCCGCGCGCAGACCCGCCACGCCGATGCTGGCGGTCAGGAACACCTCGCGCGGGCGCAAGGGGATCGGCTGGGCGATCGTCTTGCGCAGCTCGTCGACATAGGCCTCCATCGGCATCTGGAGGCGCGTGGTGTCGAGGATAATGCCGAACTGGTCGCCGACCAGACGGGCCAGCGTGTCCTCGGGGCCCACATAAGCCGCCAGCCGCCGTGCGAGCGTGAGCAGAAGGCTGTCGCCCACGGCGTGGCCGAGGCCGTCATTGACGTGCTTGAAGCGGTCGAGGTCGATCACGAGGACGCTCAGGCCGCCGACACCTCCGACCGTACGGGCATGCGTCATGGCCCGCTCCAACCGGTCCATGAAGAGGGCGCGGTTCGGCAAACCGGTAATGCGGTCGTGAACGGCGTCGAAGAGAATCTGCTCCTCCGAACGCTTTCGTCCGGTGATGTCGGCAAGCGTTCCGATGCACCGCGTGGCCCGTCCCTGCGCCCCCGGCAGCGCACGCGCCCTGAGCTGATACCAGCGATAGGTGCCGTCGCCGCGGCGCAGCCTGAGATCCTGCGCGAAGGTGCCCCGCCCGCGGCGCACCGCGCTCTCCACGGCGGACACATAGGCTGCGCGGTCCGCCGGGTGGATCAGCTCCAGCCAGGCCTTGAGCCCGCCGCGCGTGAGCCTCCCGGGCGCAAGCCCCAGCGCGCGCTCGAGCTCGGCGCCGACAAAGAGCCGGCCGCGATCCTCGTTCCAGTCCCACACGCTCTGCTCGGCGCCGGCCAGGGCGAGCGCGCGCCGGCCGCTGTCCTCGAAGAAGCGGCTGTTCATCACGCCCTGATTGAACGCGAACTGGGCCACGGTGAACGACATTGTGAGAAGCACCAGCACGAGCCCCCACGCCAGCACCGGATAGACGATATCCGCCGCGATCCACCCCATGGCGGCGGCCATGGCGAACAGCGTCCACAGCGCCAGGAACACCCAGAAGACGAGGGAGGCCTGGGCACGGATCGTGCCGCGCTTCCACAGGAGGAGAGCGATGGCCAGGCCCCCGAGCGCGGTGAACAGCAGGGCGAAACGCGCAAGGCCTGTCACCACCGGCGGGTCGAACCAGCCGAAGACGGCAAGCCCGAGGCTGCCCGCGAGCAGGCCCATGACCGTGTAGCCGGCAGCAGGCATGCGCCGCGTGAGATCGACGAAGGTCAGAAGGCAGGCGAGCGCACCGGAGGCCAGCAGCACCTCCACGATGGCGCGGACCCGATCCTCCACGCCGCCCACGCTGCCGAGAAAGGGCAGTGCGCGCGGCGAATATCCGAAGCCCAGCGCGATGAAGCCGACGGCGGCCAGCGCGAACAGGGTCGCGGCGGGGAACACGGCCTGCATCCTCACCACGAACAGGCAGATCACGAAGACCGCCGTCAGCGCGGCAAGCCCCAGCACCACGCCCCGGAAGAAGGAGAGCTGCCGGTTGCGCGCATCGAAGGCTGAGCGTTGCCACAGGGACAGGTTGGAGATATCCGAGCCGGCAAGCTCCAGCACATAGGTGATGGTCTCGCCGGGGCCTATGCGCAGGGCGAAGGCGTCGGCGGTGTTCTCGGCCAGCTCGCCCGGCTGCAGCCCCGGTGCGGCGCGGATCGCCAGCACTTGGCGCCCGCCATGGCGCGGCCAGACGAGACCCGACCCGACAAAGCCGTCCCATCGCGAACTCACCACGAAATCGCGCGGCACCGGCTCGGGATTGTGGAGCGTGAACACGACCCAGCGATGCAGGTCGCCCAAGCCTTTCGCGGTCACCGTGGTGGCCGACTTCGGCGCGCCCTCGCGGGCCGGGATCTCCACGACGATCTCGCTGTTGGTGCTCTGGACCCTGTCGACGACGCCAAGGAGCTCGACGCTCGGCGCATCGAAGCTCGTGGACACGATATCGCGCGCCTGTGCGCCCGAAGCCCCCACCGCGGCGATCAGGATAATGGCGACCAGCCCGATCGCGACGCGAACTACGGCCATGTATCCGCCTGCTTTTTCGAACACATGAAACACTGAAGAATCTTGGTACCCGTGTCCTATGATCAAGACAAGCCCACTCTTGCGCCGGAGCCGCTGGCAGGCGCTCGCTGCAACGGTATTGTTTGGGCCGCGATCCGGCTAATCACCCCTATCGCCGGCCAGTATCGCAAACAACAGGTGATCCCGCCACTCACCATTGATCTTGAGGTAGTGGCGGGCATAGCCCTCCTCGGCAAAACCGCATCGGCGGAGCAGGGCAATGGAGGCCGCATTGGTCGGCAGGCAGGCCGCCTCCACCCTGTGGAGCCCGAGCGTCTCGAAGGCGAATGGCAGGACAGCCCCGACCGCCGCACTCATATAACCGCGCCGCGCGAAGGGCTGGCCGAGCCAGTAGCCGAGCGAGGCGGTCTGCGCCACCCCGCGCCGGATATTGCTGAGCGTCAGCCCCCCGAGGAGCACGTTGTCATGGCTCCTGAACACGAAGAAGGGATAGGACACGTCCTCGCGCACATCGCGCCAGTACCGGCGGATCCGGCGGCGAAAGGCGCTTCGCGTGAGATCGTCGCGCGGCCAGGTCGGCTCCCAGGGAACGAGAAAGCCGCGGCTGGCCGCGCGCAGTTCCGCCCAATCCTCGAAATCCGACATTTGCGGCACGCGCAGGAACACCCCGCCCCCCTGGACGACGGGTCCGATATCCGCCGGTGTCACGCTGCGCAGAAAGACCATCGTGCCGCTGTCTCGCCCGAACCCCGCTGTCCGGTTCCCTGTGCCGTTATCCGCCCGCGGACGCGCCTGTTCCCTGGAGCGGGGGTTGGGCCCGCCTGAAAACTCGAGCGATCCGTCATGCGAATTTTTCCGCAATCTCGTCGTAGGGCGCAAGGTTATCCAGCGCGCCGACGGCGGCAAGCGTCAGCCTGTTGCCCCGGAATATGCGCCGGGCGAGCGAGCGGACGGCCTCGATATCGACCGCCTCGACCTTGGCGATGACCTCCTCGATCTCGGGCACGCGGCCGAAGACGAGCTTCTGGCGCGCGATCTGGTCGGCCCGGGCGGACGAGCTCTCCAGGCAAAGCACGAGCGAGGCCTTCAACTGCGCACGCGCCCTCGCCACCTCCTCCTCGTCCATGGTCTCGGCGGCGGCGAGCATCTCGTCGGCGGTGACGGAAACGAGGTCGTTCACCCGGCGCGCGCCGGTCGCGGCATAGACGCAGAAGAGCCCGGTATCCGCGAAGGTCTCCGCGAAGGAGGAGATGCTGTAGCAGAGCCCGCGGCGCTCGCGCACCTCCTGGAACAGTCTGGAGGACATCCCCCCGCCGACCGCGCCGGCCAGCACCTGAAGGGCGTAGACCTCCTCGTCGAGATAGCCCGGCGAGGGAAAGGCCAGGACGATATGGGCCTGGCCCAGCGGCTTGGGCACGAGCCGTGCCCCGCCCTCGAAGCGCGCGTCGCGCACACGCTCGACCGGGAAGGCTTTGAGCCCGGAGAACGCCTCGCCCGCAAGCGCCGCCAGCCGGTCGTGGTCGACCGATCCGGCCGCGGCCACCACCATGCGGTCCGGCGAATAGCATTCCCGGCGATAGGTCGCGATGTCGTCCGGCGTGAAGCCGGAGACGTGCTCCACCGTGCCGAGGATGGGCCGCCCGAGCGGCTGATTCGGAAAGGCGGCGTCATGGGCGAGATCGAACACCAGATCGTCCGGCATATCGTGCGCGGCGGCGATCTCCTCCAGGATCACCTCGCGCTCGCGCTCCATCTCCTCGCGGTCGAGGCGCGGATTGAGCAGGATGTCGGCGAGGATGTCGACACCGAGCGCGAGATCCTCCTTGAGCATGCGGGCGTAATAGGCGGTGGTTTCCATGCCGGTCGCCGCGTTCATGTCGCCGCCGGCCGCCTCGATCTCCTCCGCGATCTGGCGCGCGGAGCGGTGCGAGGTCCCCTTGAACGCCATGTGCTCCAGGAAATGGGCGATGCCGTTCTCCTCCGGCCGCTCGTTGCGCGCGCCCGCATGCACCCAGACGCCGAGCGACACAGTTTCCACAGTCGGCATATGGTGGCTGAGAACGGTCAGCCCGTTCTCCAGCCGCGTTTCGCGAACGCTCATGCAACCTCCCGGCCGGCGCGCGAGCGCGCGGCGATGAAGGCCTTCACGGCCTCCGGGTCGTTGTCGAGCGTGGTGCAGTGCTCCGGCTTGTCAAGGAGCGTCGACAGGCTCTCCGGCAGCTCGGGACGAACGCCGCAGGCCGCCTCCACCGCGTCGGGGAACTTGGCGGGATGCGCGGTCGCGAGCGTCACCATGGGAACCGCCGGATCGCGCTCCAGCGCGCGGGCGACGGCAAGGCCGACGGCGGTGTGCGGGTCGACCAGCTCGCGCGTCTCCTTCAGTGTCTCCGCGATGGTGCGCGCAACGGTCTCCTCATCGGCCCGGCCGGAGGAGAAGTCGGCCAGGATCCGGTCGAGCGCCGTTTCGGTGATCGTGAAGGCGCCGCTCTGCGCAAGGCCCGCCATCAGCCCCGTCACCGCCTCCGCGTCGCGGCCATAGGCGTCGAACAGCAGGCGCTCGAAATTGCTGGAGACCTGGATGTCCATGCTGGGGCTGGAGGTCGCGACGACCTTGTCCGTCTCGTAGCGCCCGGTCGTGAGGGCGCGGTGCAGGATATCGTTCACATTGGTCGCCACCGCCAGCCGATCGATGGGAAGGCCCATGCGCTTGGCCACATAGCCGGCGAAGATATCGCCGAAATTGCCCGTCGGAACGGTGAAGCTCACCCGCCGGTCCGGCGCGCCGAGGGCAAGGGCGGAGGTCACGTAATAGACGGTCTGGGCCATGATCCGCGCCCAGTTGATGGAGTTGACGCCGGCCAGGTGACAGCCTTGCGAGAACTCCCGGTCGGCGAACATGGCCTTCAGCATGGACTGGCAGTCGTCGAAGGTCCCCTCGATGGCCAGATTGTGGACATTGGGCGCGTCGACCGTCGTCATCTGGCGGCGCTGCACCTCGCTCACCCGGCCATGGGGGTGGAGGATGAAGATGTCCACCGAATCGAGGCCGCGGAAGGCCTCGATGGCCGCCGAGCCCGTGTCGCCCGATGTCGCGCCGACAATCGTCACGCGCTCGCCGCGCCGCTTGAGCACGATATCCATGAGCCGGGCGAGGAGCTGCATCGCCACGTCCTTGAAGGCGAGCGTCGGCCCGTGGAAGAGCTCCAGCAGCCAGTCGCCCGCATCGAGCTCGACGAGCGGGGCGACCGCCCGATGGCCGAAGGCACCGTAGGCCGCGGCGACCGCGCCGCTCAGCTCCTCCTCGCTCAGCGCGCCCGCCACGAAGGGCGACAGGACGGCAGTGGCGACCTGCTCGTAGGGCCGGCCCACCAGCGCCCGGAAGCCCGCTTCGCTGAATGTCGGCCAGCGCTCGGGCACATAGAGTCCGCCATCGGCGGCAAGGCCGGCGATGAGGACATCGTCGAAGGGCAGGCTCGGCGCCTGACCGCGTGTGGAGATGTAGCGCACCGGGGTCACTCCTCGTCAATCCGGCCTATCGCCGGGTCATGTCCTGATCTAGCCGCCGTTGCGCCGGCCTTCAAGCCGCGAGGCGCGCGGGCCCCCTCGGGATCTATTCGTCCCGCCCCTTCAGCCGGGAGACCGCGAAGGCCGCATAGACGCCGACGAGGCAGAGCGCCAGGCCGAACCATGTCAGCGCATATTCGAAATGGCGATTGGGCAGCGCCGGCTCGCGCCGGACCGCCTTCGGCCATGGCCCCGCGCCCGACCAGGCGCCGGGTTCGGCCTCGACCACAAACCCGGTCACGGTCCCGCTCTCATCCAGTCCGAGAGCCCGCGCCATTGCGGGGATGTCCCACCAGTACCACCGGTTGGCATCCGCCTCGTTGTCAGGCGTGAACGGCCCCTGCCCCTCGCCATGGATCCGCGCGAGCCCCGTCACCTCGACCGGGCCTTCGGCGGGCGGCGATCCCCCGCCCTCCGCGCGCAACACCGTATCGGGAACGAAGCCCCGGTCGACGAGCACCGTGCGGCCAGCCTCGCTCTCGAAGGGCGTCACCGCGCGCCAGCCGGCCATACCGT from the Kaustia mangrovi genome contains:
- a CDS encoding SURF1 family protein; protein product: MTRPPAASVRSLLPVTLATLAALAVLVGLGVWQLQRLAWKEGLIATLEQRVDAEPVTLADAMGRAERDGREIDWLRLRVPGRFVTSDTLYVYATQDGMAGWRAVTPFESEAGRTVLVDRGFVPDTVLRAEGGGSPPAEGPVEVTGLARIHGEGQGPFTPDNEADANRWYWWDIPAMARALGLDESGTVTGFVVEAEPGAWSGAGPWPKAVRREPALPNRHFEYALTWFGLALCLVGVYAAFAVSRLKGRDE